From the genome of Deltaproteobacteria bacterium:
TGCCTTGGAATTGGAAGGAGCCTTGACGCATTTCGAGGAGCCGGATTATTTTGATATCAGCCCTCAATATTCGGTGGTTTACCAGCGTTATCTGGAGCTTGATTTATCGAGCCGCCCGGCCATCCGGGGCCAGCTTGAAGGGCCCATCAGTTTCGGGTTCAATGTCCAGGATGAGGAAGGCCGGCCCATCCTTTTTGATGATACGGTCCGGCCTTTTTTACTCGAATTCATGGCCAAGCGGGTGAATAGTCAGTTAGGCCGCCTTAAAGAAAAAAATCCCAATGCCTTTATGTATATCGATGAACCGGGATTGCAATTTCTGTTCAGTGCCATGGCCGGCTATGGCGATCAGGCGGCCCGAGGGGATCTGGAATATTTCTTTTCCCTGATTGAAAGACCCCGGGGGGTCCATTTATGCGGCAATCCCGACTGGGATTTTCTATTAGGCCTGGATCTCGATATCCTCTCCTTGGATATCTATACCAATGGAGAGGTTTTTTCCTCCTACCATAAATCCATCGGAAAATTTTTAGACCGGGGCGGGCTTCTGGTCTGGGGGATAGTCCCTACCAATTTCGAACCTTTTGAACAAGAAGACCTGGATTCTCTGGAAGCACGATTGATCGCCCAATGGGACTGGCTGGAAAAAAAAGGCCTGGATCGCGAATTTCTGATTTCCAGGAGCCTGCTGTCTCCGGCCACCTGTTGCCTGGTCAATCCGGATGGAGAGAAAACCGTGGAACAGGCCTTTCGGATGATCCGGGATCTTTCCGCCAGGCTCCGCCGGCGTTACCACTTAGAGGCCTCACCAAATTAAAAAAGGAAACGGCTATGCCAAAGAGCGCCTTTACCTTAGGGAGAATGTTTATGGAGCGTCTCCCTTACCAAGAAGATCTCCTCCCGGTCCTTCAGGAGTTTTGTATAAGACATCATATCGTCGCTGGATCTCTATCGGTCATCGGGGCCGTCAGCCAAGGGGCCTTTGCATGTTATGATCAGGTCAAAAGAAGCTATCAAACGATTCAGTTGAATGAGGAATTGGAGATCGTTTCCTGTCAGGGTAATATCTCGATCTTGAATGAGAAGCCTTTTGTTCACGCCCATATCCTTTTTAGTAGGATCGACGGGCAGGTGCTGGGCGGCCATCTGGTGGAAGGAACGATCCTGTTT
Proteins encoded in this window:
- a CDS encoding DUF296 domain-containing protein, encoding MERLPYQEDLLPVLQEFCIRHHIVAGSLSVIGAVSQGAFACYDQVKRSYQTIQLNEELEIVSCQGNISILNEKPFVHAHILFSRIDGQVLGGHLVEGTILFAGELTLQEWIGPQRIRERDLKTGLNLWKGPF